The genomic stretch CGAGTAGGAGCCGTCCGGGGAACGGCCGCTACTTCTTCTTCTGGACCGGCTTGCCGCCGGGCAGCACGGCGGGCGGCGGGAAGCGCAGCTTGCGGATCTGCAGCGCTCGCATCGCCGCGTAGAACCCCACGCCCTTGAGCGGCTCGTTCGGCAGCTTCTCCGCCACCAGCCGCTTCACCCTCCACGCCACGTAGACGGAGGTGAAGACCACGCCCAGCATCATGATCGGCCACCCGACCGCGACCACCAGGTTGAGCACCGTCGCCCGTATCTCCAGCGGCCACGGAACCCATGTGGCCAGCAGGATCAGCAGCGAGAACGGCAGGAAATACTGGCTGGGCAGCCGCCGCGAATCGACCCAGTCACGCGCGAACTTACGCGCGGGCCCCTTGTCACGAGCGGGAAAATACCGCTCGTCACCTGCGAGCATGCCCTGACGGGCTTTCTCGCGCTCGGCGGCCTGCTTGGCCCGCATGCTCCGATAGGCCTCTTTGCGGTCTTTCGGTGCATTGACCGGCTGGCGCCTTCTGCCTTCGGCATCTCGGCGCTTGGGTGTGGGACGTCCTTTACCTTGGGGCTTAGGATCGTCAGCGGGGACGGGGGTGTCGTCCACGGAGGTTTGGGAACGGCGTCGCAACACGACGTCAACCCTACCTGGACTGCAACTTAGTGACGCCCCCGTGCGTTATGCGTAGGGTAATCCCAAGGCGGCTGCGCTGCATTGGGTGACCACCAGCACGACCTAGAAGGGGACGGCCGACGCGCATGAGCGTGATGAAGAGACTTTCGATGATCTTCAAGTCCAAGGCCAACAAGGCCTTGGACAAGATGGAGGATCCGCGCGAGACCCTGGACTACTCC from Nonomuraea polychroma encodes the following:
- a CDS encoding DUF3043 domain-containing protein — translated: MDDTPVPADDPKPQGKGRPTPKRRDAEGRRRQPVNAPKDRKEAYRSMRAKQAAEREKARQGMLAGDERYFPARDKGPARKFARDWVDSRRLPSQYFLPFSLLILLATWVPWPLEIRATVLNLVVAVGWPIMMLGVVFTSVYVAWRVKRLVAEKLPNEPLKGVGFYAAMRALQIRKLRFPPPAVLPGGKPVQKKK